GAACATTCAGTGATTTGGTGGAGCTAAAaacactcaaattaactcacaacAGGCTAAATTCGCTTCCCACTGGAGTGTTTGACAAGCTGATACACCTTGAACAGTTATTTCTTGACCAAAACAGCCTGACACACATCGAAGAGAACCTTTTTACCCCACTGGTTAACTTAAAAGAGCTTCTTTTGAACAAAAACAAGCTAGCCATGCTGTCTGAAGGATTATTCCGTAGTTTAACCAAATTAAAAGTGCTCAATTTATCTAGAAACACCTTGGCATCTCTGCCGCAAATGATATTTAGCACGCTTAGCTCTCTTGAGAAGCTCTTATTGTATGACAATAAACTTAGATCCATCGAGTGTGAGATGTTTAGAAACCTTGAAGAACTTGTTGAACTCAGTTATTTTGGAAATCATATGGAGTCTATTGCTCCCGGCTCTTTCGATAGTCTCCATAAACTGCAGGTCTTGAAGTTGTCAAAGAACAAGCTTCAGTTGTTGCCTTGGGGACTCCTCCTTCATATGCCAAACTTAACAATGTTGACCATCTATGAGAATCCATTAAAAGAACTCCCAGAAGTATTGTTTGGAGTGATGGACATGTTAAAAAAACTGTGGATTTATAAAACCCAGCTGTACACTGTGCCGGATTATGTCTTCAGTAATCTTACCAAGTTGGAGCTTCTTGTACTGACCATGAATCCCAGACTGAGCTATCTTCCAAGCAATGCCTTCAGTGGTCTTCATTCACTATTGGAGCTTTCCCTCCATACGAACAATCTCACAACTCTTGAAGTAGACCTCTTTCAGGGTCTTCAAAATCTCCGGATCATTTCCCTTTACAGAAACAATATGAAAATCCTTCCCAGAAACCTCTTGTGTAGTGTGGTAAATCTTGAAAAGATCTACTTAAATGGAACCAAACTCGAAATGCTTCCTGGGCATTTCTTCTGTATGTTGCCCAAACTACAAGAGGTCCATCTTTATAACAACCCTTGGCGATGCAACTGTGATATCCAAGAATTGCGAGATTGGGTCAACATACAACTCAACATCGTATGGAGCCCTTGGTCCTTGATTTGTGACCAACCATTGCAATTCAAAAATGTGTCACTCTTGTCAACCAGCCATCAGTGCCACTTTTCAACAAATGCAACTCCTATAAAGTCATCCTCTTTGGGAACAATATCCCATCAACCATCTGACCAGCCTGGGATACTAACGACCACCAATTTCGATGGTGTGCAGTTTGCAACTTTAACAACTGCGACTACATCAACCATTCCAAAAACAACCGGAGGGCGAATGATTCAACGTTCAAAGCATGTAGCCTCTCGTTCCCCAGCACCCATTTCCCACTCAAGCTCATATTATTACCTGTTCACTAGAAGATCTACCAGCCACTCTGAATTTTACCCAACAACACCGTTTGGCAAAACCACGCATGACAAAACTGGAACCACCAGCGGAGTTCATCCAAACTTAAATACAAACCCAGAAACATATCATGGCTCAATCAGCATGCAACACCCCTGGATCCCTTTTCATTTCAAAGCTCCATacagtaaaatattattttatctcCACCTTCCTTGTTTAACTGGGCAGTTCACGGCCATTCTGGTAGCAATTTGCATTTTGTACAAAATTAACCATCTGAATCACTTGCACAGCTTTGTACTTCCTGTAATCCTTTTAAAAATCTCAGGAACAGTTGAAGAATGAACTTTGTAAATACACAAATGACCGCTCTGAATTGCTTCTTCACAAAGCCAAATCAACTGTATGGCTAGAAAAAGGGTGCAAGTATATACACGGGTGTTCACAATGTAGATGTTGGTGCACTTTGGTGTGAATGTGTAAATTGGCGACTTTTCTCCCTTGAAAGAAACCACAGAGTGATTATATGGAGCCAGGGATGTTCAATGCTTGTCAACTGAACCTAGTTTCTTGGCAGACTTCTAGGATATTTAATATCCCACATTCTTCTCTGACTCTGTCTATCGCTAGCTACCTTCTACACTTTGCTGTCTCCCTGTATCTCTAGGCTGTTTTCTACTTTTATCGTTCTCCACACATCTATACAGCCTTCATCTCAAGTATGCTTTTTATGTTTAAACCTCTACTTCCTCTGTAGATTTGTTTAATGAACAAATCATAAAAATCCTATAACGAGCATTTCCCACGCACTGTATATGCCAGAGTTGGAGAGCATCTAATGGGCTCAAAGAATGTTTAAGGTTGTCCCTATGTCCACAGATATTGCTTAATTTTAGCAGAAAATAGTGTCATTTGCACATACCAGCGGTGGAAGAGATCGGACCTTGTGGAATGCCATTAGAGAAAATGGATAGCCGTTTTCACATGCTTATATTTTCGTGGCATGATTGTTCATTTTATAGAATTTGTAGAATTAGCTAGAtgcaaaaatgtttgttttagtaTACACAGCAACCTAGATTCGTTTGCACATAGATGTTTGCATAAACATAAATAGGTTGTCTGGAAATGGAATGCTTGACCATGGGGGACACTTCAGGCATTAATATAAAATTACCCAGGCTCAAGGCCGGACTCGCCCTACTGGTCATCAGGCATTTCCCCGGGAGGCAGGAAGAGTGGGGGTGGTTTTGTACCAGTGCAGTAGTTTTAAAAGCATCGCAAAGTTCCtggtatatccaacagttttttcaggcaacaataaaagtgcctagATTATTCTGatgattaatgcacctgctggcGAGAGATCAGGGTTTTGCCTaaaggcagttttgactcatctaaggtagtgcagaaggTTAATATGTCCGTtggaaagaacgtgtactatgcagatcacataaCAGTATTTTGTGCCCATAActcaatgggttactgcttttgtcacagggcTTCTTTTGTTAGTGTGCATttaataagttacaatcataatctagcagagTGAGGTATGGACTGCCttcaaagagctacatgcaaactacatggtacaggttcaaaaattatgtttttcccagtctttgttcATCTTACTTTtgctaaaagggtttgtttgggtagaaataaattattagtaaggTCAACCCTagccactgtgttacgttctgaatcccggGTTTATGTTTCCTAGACCAGGCACAATTAGAAATGCCTACCAGtacggatgacatgtgaatccaacTCCTTGCAGTACCTTTTGTGTTATGtatcattttctatacactgatttacacacgtattattcattgtctctgtatgggtGTGTAATGTAGCCAACACCCTATTCAGGTGAGAGAGGCTCATTAAAAGAAATGAaatagtgagggaatcattgaagatccccaataaagattgctgtatcctggtgcactctaAGGTCATCATTAACTATGCTTTGAAACTAATACAGTTGAATATAtaatgtaaaatgtttattttgttattcCGGGAGTTTGAGAATGAAGCACTTGGAGGAACATGTTCTGATAGGTCCTTGGAGCTTTTCTTTCCCATTGGTGCAATTTGCTCCTGTGGGAGTAATACTTCAGCAGGAAcgagcgctctgattggctacTAGCAACATGAAGAAAAGTAGTGCTAGACACCAGATCAATACTGGTCTTGAAGGAAGGAGTAGATGGCCCAGGATTCGGATATTGTTACGGAGGTCACAGTGTCAATGGCATCATTGATCTGTAATATTTTAACAGCCTAACATCTTACAGGCAGAAAACCGTACATGGTGACatttatataaagatacttgtgtTCCCTGATGAAGTTCTAATTGAAGGGCAAAACGTTCTATTGCAGGATGTTCTATATGTGAAGAATAAACTTTTTTGAAGACTAACCTCTTTGTCTTTCGCTGTGTTTTTGGACTAATGGAAGAATTTCTTTAGTCATCTGGATGGGCTTTGTTATGAttgaattttctttttgttttcgatATAGATAGATTCTCAATGCCCCAGTGGTTATTTTGGTAGCGCTTCCTATTCTGATCTTTTTATATATTATGGGGCTTGTGAGATGTGCAACCTTTTTGGAGGTCTGGAGCTGAATGGTAAAATCAGTGTCAACACTTGTGTGGTCATAAACGGCCTACTACTTCTCTGTTTGGATTGTGTGTCCTATGAATAAATTTCAAGCAAGACCTAAAATCCATGTACATTAATGACTACCCTCCTCTCATCTGTGCAGCTGCCAAACAGAAACTCCATAAATTAGCTAGTTATTTAAGACTCTTTAATAGCATTTCAATGGAGTGTGTGCCCCTAAAATTtcaagctcagccaactggataaataaacaaaatgatcacagctgtgtggagggcaagcacttttgtttatggaagtacacaacttctgcccaatcaaaacatgcactCCTGACTCCCAACATGAAAGTGGGGCCAAAAACCTCTTTCCTGGTGATAATCACACAATTGTCTGATGAAGCGTTAACTAGCATGGGTTTCTTTTTCAATATATCTTCTAGCTTACCCTAAATTCAAAGTGTTTCGGTGCACCCTTATGCAATGTGATCACAGTTGGTCAAATTAGTTATCAAATTCCCATGAGTATACTCTGCCCACAGTGTAACAGTAACACATATCTGCAGAATATTGGACACATGCATAGCCATGATGGCACATTTTCCTGTTAATATATGATGTATGTATCCACGGCAACAGTGAAGAGCTATTGTTGCTTTACACAAAATATCTGAATGTTCTTTTTAAATACGTGTTCATTTATAATATTATATATTGATATTTTTGTTATTGCATAAACAACAAACTTCAATTTTTGGAATGATGTCATTCATATGGAGTATTCTTCATATGTCACAGCCATGacgttgtttttttgtgaattatgTGTTGTGCCCAATGGAAAAGTACATCCAGAGTCTGATTGTCATCTCTTTGAattatcaaaatgatctattgccaGCAGACTTACAGAACAGTTAGGAGTGGCATGGGAATTCCTGATGCAAGCACAAAAAAGGattttgtgtccatattgtgtttagCGATAATAAGCACACGCTGCAGGTTCCCAGCATATTTTTAAGAGGTAAAATCAGGGGCagttccttcgcaatggcgaaggagcattgcccccctggctaagcgaggagctgaaagataaaacaatatttcattattgttttttctttcagctgCTAGCTAAGCCATCAGCAAGTGCAGCGAGGGGCCGGCTGGGCCATGGGAGATAGGTGGAGGAGTGGAATCCGTGCACTAGGTCTGCATGCGACTTTGGCTTggtcgtctcaggctggccaaacacacatgcgcacttaggtttctccaacctggctgtgctacACAGCTGGGCGGGAGAAACTCCACAGATTCCCacacagtgtctgagtggcagaacaagctgctcagaccaatcctagtgctgctaggtttagcatgagagcagtgccgggattgctggggagcatttgctggtgtcccagtgaatgctgggacaccagaagaagagcagaggagcaatgCGGCAGACAGCGCCGAAGGGAACATGTAAgttattttttgtattattcttATTATTTCCCCACCGCCAACTCCTGTCCCCCCCATGCCCGCtcctccccttgatatttgcagcaaCTGCCATTAGGTAAAATCTGGTGGCATTCATGCAGTGACAATAGCGCACACTTTTGAACCTCCGATCATGGAAAAGAATGAGTATCCCACCATGATACACAGGGCTAATGGAATTACGCATTTTTCGAATTTACGAGTTTTCTTCAGGTGCCACGTACTCCATCAtctgcacattttaacaaaaaaattgattCTAGcttaaacggttcaaaagttactaaaagtgctgCCATTCATATTGCCGCACAGTGACAGGCCTTTTACCGAAGAGTGTTGGGACACTCTTCCCTTGCTGTCTGCTGCAGGCGTTAAACTAAAACTAACGGGGTGCAACGTCTGTCCAGTGTTAAAACTGATAAAATGATAAAATAGTCACGTGATACTGTCACATGATATTCAGCACTAgtaacataatttgccttttcttactgcataatttagctaaccctgccacataatctgttcctctgttgcataattccagtggccctgattatgccCCAGTTCAAGGTCAGTAACTCAGAATCCTGCAGCAATACAGTTCCCAGTAAACACCGACCCATACAGTATGGGTAATTATGAGTGAGCTATGACTGAAGGAGCGATAATGAGACCGTGTTTGTAGAACACAGATATTGCATGTAATTAGATGTCCTGAAGCCAAACCAAGATTTTAAATAACAATTTAAGTCCCAGTATGGAAACTGAAAGGATGTTCATGCAACTGTAGATAGGTCGGATTCCGCttcacaaaaaaataacaaatctaAAGAACATGTAACACAATAAATCAAATTAAAGggcaattaaaaaaagtaaaagtctTTAATAAACCATTCATGATACCTAACTTCAAGCACTGGCATAGCTAATCAGTTTTGCATATGTGAGGCCTCTTGGCATTGTCAATGATttttagacatgctgcacagcagcacgCTATAAAGCAAATAAAAACTAGTGCTAAGGCGCGGCCAGTGTTAACTGTGTTATAGTgctatttttgtttactttaagccatgttgtaccaCCGCCTTCACTGCTGTAAGAACAGctttaaaaaatgttaacaaagccaaatagctctaaaagatttatttggctttgttaatgtttgtatGAAAACTATTGGAACCAACAAAAGTCACTCAAGTCAGTGTGGGGTAAGGGGCAGCAACAACTGACAGCTGGAGGATGGGTTGGAAACGAACATGAGGGAAGTGCGGGACGACAACCGTCAGCATGATGGGAGGAAGTGGGACGAAGCACCAACAGTGGacagtgggaggagtgtggtggggtggggaaAGCTACCTGAGGGAGAGGGAGGAGTGCAGTAAATGGGCTGCAAAGACATGCATTCTTTGAGAATGCATGTCCACAATCTAAAAAATAAGTAACTGCAGGAGCCAGCAGAAGGACACTGACCACAGACAGGAAACTTTAATAGGTCCATGCTCCACTGCAAGGACACTTGAAACGTAGGAGAAAGCAGGATACCACTGACCAATAAGGAACAAGGAAACAAGTGTGATGTGCAAGCCAGTCAATGGTAATTAATGGTAAGCAgggggtgggctctaagccccgtTTAGGTTCTTTTTTGGATAAAAGAGGTTTCACAAGCAGAGCACATGCGCTGCAGGTACTGTTCGGGCAAactcttaaaaaaataatttcGATGTGTTGTGTACTACAGTTCTCAACTTTCTACATTTGTTAAACACAATATCTAAAAGCATACCACCAAATTGTAATGCAACTCTTGTCTTTCGATCTCCAACCCAGGTGCTTCTCCTTTCGTCTAGAGAGAGGAATAGAGAgcatgtgtgtgagaaagagagcttgtgtgtgagaaagagagcttgtgtgtgagaaagagagcttgtgtgtgagaaagagagcatgtgtgtgagaaagagagcttgtgtgtgtgttgtcacgTAACTAGGTGTTCAACTTCATTTTGTTTGCCCTCTTAACTCCAGCATTGACAACAGAAATTCCTTGAGACTTAGTTCAATCTCTGATGCATAttcaagggcatatttacaagactgtGCGCCACGAGAGTGCCACTTTTTGTGCTGCTGTGGTGGCGCAAACTGCAGACTGTGTGGCATTTCATGGGCtcattgatatggagtaaggcaaagcagcgtaattcgctgcattgccttactctgcaccaggggggCACTCCATGgctgttgcggtgggttttcccacgcagcaCCCGGGggttgtgatgcattcccagatttacaaggatgtgtaaaccTGTAAATGCATCAAAAccatacacctccccaggggaggcgtaatgaggagaaatatctgtatttcatctatttttttttcctctttctatttaggttgcagaatgcagcacacatagaaagaggaaaacgcctccatgggttgtttttgtgcagggaggtgtcccttactTTAGaaatacaatcctgcatgcaatgcagacacgcCTGCACTGTGGTGCAGCCAAAAGGGCACTAGCGCAGGAGGAAAGGTCGGAAATGCAGTGCATTTTATACAAACGGTGCATgtctgccctttccttgtggcGCAGGTCAGTTCGCAAAGGTCACTtggtgcgctgccctgcaccattatttaagtaaatatgccccttaatctcggCTTCATCTGAAATGGACATGACGGTAACTGTTTTGAAGCAGGTTTGTAAATTAAGTGGAAGTGTGACTTTTACTGGAATGGAAGGGAGGTCCATACTGGCTAGCTTTCTTTCCACCCATGCCTACCAATGGAAACCACCAATGGGCAATGACCACTGTTCCTGAAGGACTTCCCAGGTCAATAGTATAACCTAAGCAAAAGGTTGTTTTGCTCCAGACAATGCAGTTGCTAGCCACAAGTGATGGGAATTGACTCTTCTTCATGCCACGTGAATGATGCCAAAACATTAACAGTGTTAGTGGGGAAGAAAATGGTTGCGAAGATCACTGTGTTTTGTCTTTGTCTATTAGTTACACACGGTGGGTTTGGGGATCCTTTCTGGAGTCATGAATGTGCCACCTACCTTGTATTTCAGAATCGCGGGCTACCTCCCCAGATTCATAGGAGGTTTTATCTTGTTAAATGAAAAAGTGTAGGAATGGTTGACGCTGTTTTCTGTATTATGGTCTTGCTCTTCATTGATACTTTTCCATCCTCCCCATGCCTTTGCTCTTTGGTGTGGACAGGCTCATCCTCTTGCAGTAAGGTCCTTGGAGGGTACATAGCAGTGCACATTATAATTACATTTCTACTACATCCTGAGAATTAGAATACAGAGTTGACTCCGTTTGTTGATGGAAGAGCTGCCAAGAAGGCTGAGCAAATTTGCTATTGATGGATCTGTCAAGTTACCAGTGTGAGGCAACCACACCCATTGTGAAAGGAGGATTAAATATGCTTCTGTTTAGGGCCTTGGGTTTAAGTACAATTTGTGAACGTTGTAGACTAGTGTGAGGGTTCTCAGAGCACACGTTATTAGACAAATCACAAAAGTGAGTGGAACATAAACAAGTTTAACATTCTATGATACCAAGCTCAGGGGAAGGCAAAGAGCCTTTTCGGTCAGAAGGAAAGCCTATGATAGCACTCCAATCCTATGTAAAATCGTGAAGGACCTACATTTTTTTAGGTAAGAATGAGAAATCATTTTCTGAGCAACCCCAAACTCCCACTCTCTCTTTTTCACATCCTCTATTGCTCGAATTTAAACACTCTAGTGTAAAAGTTGTTTTCTGAGTTTAGCTACCATTTGATCGACCAAATCTCAGGCAAGTAAAAAGGATCAGACCTAGAAAGGAGAAATTGTTAAAGAATGAAATACAGAGTTGCAGTCGTGCTTTCAGGCTGCACCTCGAAACGCAAAGTATATCGGCCCTGCTTTGTCCTAGAAGGTTCAGATCTCGCTTGGCCTCTTGATCTTTAATGTTTACAAGACACATTACAGACAGGAAGAAGATGCAAGAAAAGGGCGAGTGGTGGAAAGGCGATACATGGTTGAGGAAGGAAGTGACGAAATGGCTTCTATTTGCAGGGTAATGAGGATGTTGTTTGTGTAAACATAACTTGACCTTTAAGCACTCTGTAGGGCGGGTTTTTAGGAATTTAATAAAGATCTCCCCTCTTTGAGGGAAGGTGGAAACACGTATATCACTTAAAAAATATGTGTAGGTAACAGCATAAAAAGCTGGatataaaacaaatatttgaaaaacgATAAAATGCAGGCAATAGtatctaaaacctaaagcaccagtAATACCAActcaagggaatagcacaatttcCTTGTTCCAGTTAAAAGCCCACTACAAattcctcccaaaccccctccctacAAGGAAATTAATCAGGTTCTCTATTTCTGTTTGGTAAACTTGGTAAACATGAAAGTTTTCAGCTTCTTGAAACTTCAGAAACAGTGAGGGAGTACTAAGGGAGCGAGGACACATGTAATGAGTTGCGGGGTAGCATAAGAAAAGTGTTTAGTCAGTCTGGTACTTTCCAGCCCTGGGAATAAGCAATGTAATGCTTAAACATCCTGATTAAAATCACAACAGACTTCAGACAGAAGCATGAGAAGGGAAGCAAATGTATGGCAGATATCAAATTGGATGAGCGCCCCACACTAAGCATGCAGATCAGCGTAAAGCGCACACATTTGGTATACCATTCAGCATCCATCACCCTCATCAATTTTGTATAATACTAATGCTTGCAAAGCGCATAGAAAGGTATGTTCACTTTCAAATGGGTTAATTAGTATGAAAGGAGTATGATGCAGCGCCAAATGGGATGTATTTGGTCACAAAGATGTTCACTTTatgatggttgtgtgtgtgtgcatgccacaCCTGTTGCAAAGATTGGGACAACACTCACATAATATGTGGTCACTCCTGCATTCCTGTCTACCCACCATGTTATCCGTCCCGTCTAGGGCATATTCCTTCCTCCAACTGTCTTGTTCTCTCTTCATCGTTTGTGTTATCTTAGTTCTCAGTGCTCCAAAGTTGACCTTTTGACTCCACCTGTTGTTATCCATTCTATTTTGGCACATCTCCTTACTTTCCATGTGGTGATCTTTTTTTGGTGCATACTTTCAACCTAGTGCTTGTGGTGAACACAACTTCGGCTATAGTACTCCGCTTTTTCTGATGGTGGGCCGCCCCTCTGCTTTGATAGTCAGTCTTTCCTCCTATTTACTGATATTATTCTAGGGCCTGTTTTGAAACAATAAACTCACTGCTCACTAACGACACATAATGTGCTGCTTCAGTGGTCAATACGTTTTAAACCCTGAAAAAAAGGTGTTACGTTACAGCAGTGTGGTAAAAGTCACATTCTGACCTTCCATCTTATGTTCATTTCACCCTAACCCTCTGATAGCCCCTCCTCAGGGGAACAGCACGGGTCCCTGTGATGTGGAGGCCCCAAACCCTTCAGTGCTCCCTCCCCCATCATTTTAGGGGCCACCATTCAACACAAGGCCACTGAAATTC
The Pleurodeles waltl isolate 20211129_DDA chromosome 11, aPleWal1.hap1.20221129, whole genome shotgun sequence genome window above contains:
- the GP5 gene encoding platelet glycoprotein V, whose translation is MLFSCLLTILVLPLTASDAVSCPAQCDCSVKDAVRCLSPAITDIASLGLPRDVTYILISGTSATHLSDKCFREMTIVLRLLLESNQISVITPGTFSDLVELKTLKLTHNRLNSLPTGVFDKLIHLEQLFLDQNSLTHIEENLFTPLVNLKELLLNKNKLAMLSEGLFRSLTKLKVLNLSRNTLASLPQMIFSTLSSLEKLLLYDNKLRSIECEMFRNLEELVELSYFGNHMESIAPGSFDSLHKLQVLKLSKNKLQLLPWGLLLHMPNLTMLTIYENPLKELPEVLFGVMDMLKKLWIYKTQLYTVPDYVFSNLTKLELLVLTMNPRLSYLPSNAFSGLHSLLELSLHTNNLTTLEVDLFQGLQNLRIISLYRNNMKILPRNLLCSVVNLEKIYLNGTKLEMLPGHFFCMLPKLQEVHLYNNPWRCNCDIQELRDWVNIQLNIVWSPWSLICDQPLQFKNVSLLSTSHQCHFSTNATPIKSSSLGTISHQPSDQPGILTTTNFDGVQFATLTTATTSTIPKTTGGRMIQRSKHVASRSPAPISHSSSYYYLFTRRSTSHSEFYPTTPFGKTTHDKTGTTSGVHPNLNTNPETYHGSISMQHPWIPFHFKAPYSKILFYLHLPCLTGQFTAILVAICILYKINHLNHLHSFVLPVILLKISGTVEE